The nucleotide sequence CAATAGACGGGTTTCCAACAGGAGGCAAGGCTTGATGTTAATTTCAGTCATATTAGAGACATAGTCAAGGAACGTTCCAAGAGGAACAGGAAACTATGGGCTTTTTGTAATACTCTTTGAAACTGTGGCGTGTAATCCTTAGTCTTTTGGATGCTTGGATCTTAGGATCTGCGTGTAATCATTGTTTTTGGGAATTaatatattctttatttttctccAAAAAGAACATTTATGCCGTTCTTTTTTCTTCTGTCGTTTATCAGTATTGTAGAGAAAATGAAGTACTAAAAACCCACATAGGATTAAGTGGATACAACTTACAGAATGGTTTATAAGTCGTGTGATGTTTCCCTTATCTGTTGCATCAATTAACACTTCCTTACTTGTGGTGAACAACTGCATAATATATTTCATTTGGTATTAAGATCATTTCCTTTGGTATTAAGATAAAAAGTATACTGAATCCAAATGAAACATGATAGAGTTTTGTATGACCCTATGAAATATATACTACCTGCTTTATTTTGCTTTGAAAAACAAACATCAGTTTTGAAACTTAGGATTTGGATTGATTTAGAACATGGAATTCATATAAACAGTAGGATAAAAATGTTCAGGGATATTTTTCACCCATGTTCAGACTTAAGATCTCTATATTTAAATCTATCAAAAACACTTTGAGATATAAATAACTTCACCAACACATGTCTGATAAATAAAAACATTGAAAACGGagacttctaaaaaacacaaagttTATAACACTCCATAAATCATCTGGTTAAGAACAAAATACTACAAATATATTAAAAGCAAGCAGAAAATGATTTCAAATAATAAGCAAAGAAAGATGAAACATATATGATGCCGGCGAAATATTATCCGGTTAAGAATAACATAGGATGGATAAATGAAAGCATTATAAAATGATATCAAATAATAAGGAAAGAAAGATGACggcagaagaaagaagaaaaattccATGCAGCCGAAAAAACTATGGAAACGAAGATGAAAAGAAACATTTTGCTTGATAAAATGGAAATGAATAATATAAAAGAGTTTGATGGTCAGTTTTGTGGAAGAGAATGAATTTATAGATGGAGGGAAGGAATTGGAAGGAACTTTGGTTCAAATTGCCTAACTTAGGTTTGCTTGGAATGACTAAAAGCAACGTGTTAAATGGACTACCTattccaataaaaatataattaattagggCTAAAGGCAATTGAATAGGTTTAGGTGTGTAATAATTACGTTTAGGGTTAATGAAAGGttactaaataattataatatttatttgttaatttaaatattaagggAGATGCAAATACTTTTATGTCCCCGTTTATCACTCTCAAAATGGTGATAAGAGGGATAATTAAAAGATTTCATATgtattctactttattatattaaaagtagatataattattaataacctgataataataaaacttaaaccCCTTATTAACTTAATAACCCCAACCTAATAAtaaccaaaataaataattaatccaATAGTTAGAAATTGATAAATAaatgggttaatgaactttttggtccctctaaatattgcagatttcgtttttagtccctccaaaattttccattaagaaatcgtccctccaaaatttttcgtctaaactattggtccctaacgtcaaatttgctagagatcaGCTACgaatttagccaccgattagctacgaaatttgacgttaaggACCAATAGTTCTgaagaaaatttttgaagggacgatttcttgaaggaaaattttggagggactaaaaacgaaatttgaaatatttaaagggacgaaaaagttcattaaccctaaataaATTGTAAAAATTGAAATACCTAAGATAAATAGGTGGGCCAAACATTTCAATATTCAGCCCCAATGAATTTTAACCACACCCCTTTTTCTTTGTATGAGCCCTTTAGACAATAATAACccattatatttaaaatagattGCGAGAATAAAACCCAAAATAAAATATGTAGGCCCAATGTTTGGGGCCCCAGTATCTACGCCTCTattttaattctaaccaatttatAAGAGAATGAGTTTAACAATAGAGATGTTAGACCCTGTGGCtccccttttttttttgtatatccCTAAGGAATTAATTTTAACAAGACGTAAAAagatcgggtaaattttggggtatgacatctaaAACATCCAGAGTCATCCGTTAGTGTCTAGGTTTTCATGTTTTGGAGTActgtttatttttgttgtttgtcatttgatgtttgttaactatgtttgtttgttattgatgttattttattttctttacctaATCGAAACATGTACTAGCAAAAAAGATGATGCAATAAAAAATGCGTGTGTCCAAAATATGCAAATAATACAACCATAAAAACATAATTCTACATAGGCCCTCCACGGGAAACATCGGCCAACCTAGCTAAAATAGTATGAACCTCACAATCAGGGTTCACCAAACTCATGAGGCTATCTAAGTGAACGGTGATGTACTTTAGGCGGCTGTCCTGGTCACCTGCTAGAGGTGGAGATAGTGGTGGTGGATCGGATGAATTCCTGGTAGCTGAAGACTCTGGAACATCAGATGATGTGGCATGTGGTATGACCCTAGGGTGTGACATACTGTGGAACCACTCCAAGTATCCATCCTCGCACTGCCCAGGCTCCTGAACCTTAATGGCTATATCAATGATCTCATGGGGGGAGTTGATGATGTGACTCTGAAACCATTGATCAATGCCACCAGCATGAGCCTATGGGATCAGACGTGGGATGCCCTGTATATAACCATACTGGCGTAGACACCTCTCAGGAAAGTTTCTAGCCACATGGCTCTCCCGTCTGACATATCCTGAATATAAAGTAGATACCTCAAAAGGACGATGAGGGCAGTGAGCTGTATACGGTGTCCAGATGACATCATCCAAGGTCAGAGCATCTATCCTCCTTTTGTACTCTATCAACCCTCCTGGAATGGCCTGTTTGGCCTTCCACCTCTTCGCGCATGGGTCAGAAGCCGCAACATGCTGGATCTTACGCTCACTTTTTTTAGGGAAGTGCTCGTAGATCTAACACtgcataaaaaaatcataaaatacatACACCCAAATAATTAAACACAAAACTATCTAATAAACTATAATATACCTGTAACAAGCTCAGGTAACCAGCAAGTTGTCTGGTGTCAGGATGAGATGCAACATCAAGCGCGGTGTACAACATCATCAATGCCACCACTCCCCAGGCCCAACATGGGGTGTCAAGGGCACGGAATAGAGAAAGGTATCAAACATCTATATAAAATCTAGACTTGTCCGTAAAGAAAGTACATGCCACTAGATGTAGCATGTATGCCCTAGCGGCAGCCTGGTACCTCTCTGCATCCACAAGCTCCTGATAAGTAGTCCTCAACCAAGACATCATAAGATGAAAGCCCCGAGTCTCACCAAACTCAGGTAGCAAATCCACCTCATCAACTGATCAATGGTTTTACACCTTTATTTACCATtgtttttagttgtctttgatttattttattaagtgttttattgctttattcgtcattttatgctttggtgtCAAGTTTcagtgtttgtaggctcagatGAATGACGTGAGAGAAATCAGTACAAAACAGTGCAAAACGGAAGAAAAGAGCAAAAATTGGCCAAACGTGTTTCCAAACGCGTGTGAAGCTTGAAAAAGTCCTGTCTGCTGGGAGAACGCGTCCTTAGACACGTTTGGAGCAAATAAAATACTGCATTATGAGGAAACACGTCCCCACACGCGTGCCAGTCTTACAAGAAGCTAGAAAACAACTTATCTGCCCACACGCGTCTCCACACGCGTGTCATCTACCAAAACGCATCTCCAGGCGCGTGTCATATTccaaaacgcgtccccacacgcgtgtcATGAGGAAGATTAACAAAGGAAAAATGGGACTCTGCTCAGACGTGTCCCTAGACGCGTGTCATTGtgccaaacgcgtccccacacgcgtgtgcacgcgCTATTATGGGGCTGATTGTCTGAAAAGCCTAGAAAGGCGACAATAAAAGGAACAAAACGCGTTGGCACAGGGGTTGGACGATTTTGGAGATGAAAAACACTGTAGACGACTGGAGAACTTAGATTTTATGCAAGGATTAAAGATTTCCATGAGCTTTTTCCATTGAAGATCCAATTCCTTtgatttatctgtaatgtctacaatccaaactatgttttctgttattgttatgtgtagctaaaccccccattgctagggggtgaccctgattcagattgtaatgaatttttttaattgatgcaataacatttTGGTTTTCAAAATTGTTCATTTGTTCTACAACTATTCTTAATGCTTTAACCGTCGGAAAAATGGATTCTGAATTTGCATGAATAATTTAAGCTGGCCAGCCATTATTTGTTGATCTGAGAACGTAGGATAAtaaatatcacctaggactagggatactttATCTTAACTGttaattcttgttattggaatgcttgatcataacctcAATTgcctatggacatagtaattaggttatgATGTCAAATatcttttcactaaggacttaggattagatactctagaGAACTGGTAATCAACTAATGAAAATTACTTTGTTGCATTGAGAAGGTAAATttgttgcatgaagaatcattcaccgagcCCTGgaaatctactcatctctgttcaatatttcaatattttatttctttactttaattgcaatttcattcaaaaccaatcaaaaccccttgtaacttttgtttaattgaaattttgataaaactctgtatcgtcaagcagtcattgagattcgatacttgggattgtCCCATTACAACTACATAGGCATAATTAACCATGCACACCGCCGTCGCCTAGTCCCTATAAACTGGTGTGAAAAATGTACCAGCAATTGGAATGTGAAAGAGTGCATCCACATCATCTAAAGTCACCGTCATCTCCCCAAATGGAAGatggaaagatgatgtcttcGGGTGTCGCCTCTCAACAAAAGCTGATAATAAGGAGGCATCCAACATCGTCAAGGAGCATCCAGTAAAGTCCATCAGATGGAAATCCTCAACTATCCTCCTCACCTGCTCAGGCATCCGACTCTCGGGGAAGTTCTTCAACTTTGACCCATGAGAAGCGACCTTCAACATTGGACGCTCTTGtaacaaaataatacaattaaTCATTTAAACAAGACCAATATTACAAGACCAATATTACAAGACCAACATTACAATTGGTATAAATCAAATCgcataataaacataaaaattaagCATTTAAATAAGACCAATATTACATACCTCGCCATGCCATATCCTATAAGCGACATGGTCAGCGTATCTCGTCAACACGGACCTCTCAGAAGGTCCTCCAGGGAAACCTCCATCTGTGCGTACTGATGGCTCCGTAGATGGACAAGTGGTAGTGTCTATATCCTGAACGACCCGCTCCTGAACCACCTGATCCTGAACCACCGTCTGCTGAACCTCCTGGACCACCGGCTCAACAACCACCTGAACCACCGGCTCATCAACCACTTGCTCCTTAGCCACTTGATCCTCAGCCACCTGCTTCTCACCCACCAGATCCTGAATTGTCTACACCTGAACCACCGGCTCCTCCACTGTAGTGGATACTCTACCAGTCCAGTGGCGAGGTACGCAGAACCCCGCCACCGCCTGCTGCTCATTCCTTTGTTTCCGGTTAGAACCGATTGGAGGAAGGCGTCCAACACGTAGCTCTGAGGCCTGCGCCTCATCATCAGCTCGAGCAACTGCACCTGCTCTATTAGTGGTCTCTCGCATAATAGAACTGTCCCTGCCTCTGGTCCTCACtgcaaatttaaaaatataaggaaaatagctttttttttaaattgaaatattggaaatttcaaattttccaaTATTATAATATgcaccgaaaatttcaaaatttctggtaATATGCAAATGATAATAGTACTagaaattttggaatttcttataGAAAATATCAGAAATTTTCAAATATCCGATATAAAATACCATAAATTTTCAAATATCAGGTATAAAATAccgtaaatttcaaaatttctagtAGAAAAGAGCGTAAATCTTACTTGTTTTCATCAAATTTTCGATATCgtcaaaaattttgaaaaatatggtttCTCACGTAAAATTCTGAAAATGTGGTAATGAAAACTGGTTAGACAATTTGGTTTTTCATAGGTTTGGGGGGGTGCATGTACAATTTGGAGGGTGGCATGTATAATTCTCGtgaattatgagagagttatgagacaaattgaatatataatatGGGCCAGAGTGAGTGTGTTGGACTAATGTGCATAATTTTATTCGGTTAGACTTCGACATGTTCAGAGTAAATTCGCAGGGGGCTCTATGCAAAATTTGGGAATGGGCCATGAAGCAAAAATGAAGTTGATGTCGATAGTGACTTTGTGTCAAAAGATGAGCTTGTTCCGATGAAAAACgagtgagatatgaatttttgaatatccAGCAGTCAACATACAAACGAACAGCACTATGTTTAGCGTCTGTGGAAGACCCTGACACGTATTCGCACAAAAACTAGTATTGATCGGGGAAGAATCCGAACTCGGGCTTCAAAGCAAAGTCGTAGATCTCTGAGTAGGGGAAATTATGTAAAAAGATGAGCTCAATCGGATAAGAAACGACCgagtgagatatgaatttttgaatatccAGCAGTCAACATACCAAAAAACACCACTATGTTTAGCATTTGTGGAAGACCCTGGCACGTATTCGCATAAAAAACTAGTATTGATCGGGGAAGAATCCGAACTCGGGATTCAAAGCAAAGTCGTAGATCTCTGAGTCAGGGAAATTGTGTAATAAGATGAGCTCAATCGGATAAGAAATGACCGAGTTATGAATTTTATCGTGAAACAACTAAATGAATTTCCCTTTTCGGTTCAACATTATCGTTTTGTGAAATAAACCAAAAACGAAGGTCTTCATAGCACCGTTCGGACTCGAGGTCTAAAGATAAATCATATCTGACAAAATTTGTGAAATAATGCCGCCAAGATGGGCTTGATACGATAAAAATTGAAGTTATACCATTTTGAATCTTGTCAGACCGTGCCCGAAAACAGATTTTGCCAGTAAAATCATGATGCTTTTGTAATATTCTGGAATTTTTGGTGCATAATGTCGCTACGGCGAAAAATATATATCAGAGTCGCcgctaatatatttatcccattgagggaaaggaatattagaaaacctaactcaaataagaacgaggtcttacgaccagagaacagggtacgggagtcggttacgcaaggggaaggtgttagcacccctcacgtccgttgtactcgacggtatccacctatgtttgtttctatctaaagggtgtaaaatatgtctaaacctaaatgtgaatgaatgcaaaagaaacacgAGGAAAAGAAGGAGTTATTACAATtttgctcgcttaggccccgcgacccaatgcctacgtatacCTTACCAGGAATGaaagcgaccgtagttcggctaaaaaatttccatttgttttggtgttttttaggtgaacagaggttaaggtcacaatccaagATGCTTAACCTTTGGAGGCTTATACGCCTAAGTATggaatggacttaacttgttcttagaagAAAAGGAACACGTGTTTGTGTTTTttgatgtaattccatgatgaacaaaacccactacaaggcttcgcatcacttccttactttgtttaaatctgaacatttattaagtattttgggtgtttttgatttagtatttttaaagggaatttatttgtgacttggatcatacaaaaaagatttaagtatttagagaaatacaccaaggtctacacctcaatcatttctctaagtagcggttaagaaatacaccgaggcctacgcctcattcatttctctctcactaagtagaaaagaaatacaccGGGACCTAcgtcccaatcatttctttcccactatAAAAGAAATAGCAGTATGATCCTCGTCGGTATTTATTAGGTTTTTCAAGatcgaaaaagaaaaaggaataaaaaagggggagactaACCTA is from Vicia villosa cultivar HV-30 ecotype Madison, WI unplaced genomic scaffold, Vvil1.0 ctg.000351F_1_1, whole genome shotgun sequence and encodes:
- the LOC131627164 gene encoding uncharacterized protein LOC131627164 → MMLYTALDVASHPDTRQLAGYLSLLQIYEHFPKKSERKIQHVAASDPCAKRWKAKQAIPGGLIEYKRRIDALTLDDVIWTPYTAHCPHRPFEAHAGGIDQWFQSHIINSPHEIIDIAIKVQEPGQCEDGYLEWFHSMSHPRVIPHATSSDVPESSATRNSSDPPPLSPPLAGDQDSRLKYITVHLDSLMSLVNPDCEVHTILARLADVSRGGPM
- the LOC131627165 gene encoding uncharacterized protein LOC131627165, yielding MRETTNRAGAVARADDEAQASELRVGRLPPIGSNRKQRNEQQAVAGFCVPRHWTGRVSTTVEEPVAEDQVAKEQVVDEPVVQVVVEPVVQEVQQTVVQDQVVQERVVQDIDTTTCPSTEPSVRTDGGFPGGPSERSVLTRYADHVAYRIWHGEVASHGSKLKNFPESRMPEQVRRIVEDFHLMDFTGCSLTMLDASLLSAFVERRHPKTSSFHLPFGEMTVTLDDVDALFHIPIAGTFFTPVYRD